From the genome of Bacteroidota bacterium:
TCATCGGCATTTTGAATTTGGCCTCAAAACCCCAGGTCACTTTGGTTCCATTTCCTTCTTGGGTGATCCGCCAATAAGACCTGTTCACAGCCTTGAAAGGTTTTTTGAAAACGCAATTCGGTTTCGATATAGCTGTTGGGATCCAGCAGTTTGACTTCTTGCTCTCCTTCGCCGACTTCTTTGTTGCCTTTCCACCATGCAATGGAGCCTAATTCGCCTTCTTTGCCTTTATAGCCTCTGATTTGATTCGGGTCCCGGTTGTTCCAAGGTGACCATTCATCAAAATTCTTGAGCGAACGAAGCGACTGAAAGGCTTGCTCTGGAGAAACATTGGCAACGATGGCGCGCTCCAGTTTTGCCCCTTTGGGTGCAACCAGCATCAGCACAATCAATACCAAAACCAATCCGGCCAACACATAAAGTACGATCATAAGCTTTGAAATCGATGAATGCGCTACAAGATAACGAAAATTCCGAACAGGCAACCATGCGATCAGGGCATTGTGATGGACGATTGGTTGGGCGTTGGATCAAATTCTTTGAAGGGTTCACTGTAAGAATGAGGAAATGCACTATATTGCTATGATCAATTTGTAGTTCAAATGACTAGAAGACTCAAAAAGTTACACCTTGCTACCTTCCTCGTCTTGGTTGGGTTTCTTGCAACGACCATAACAGGTTGCAGTAACAAGCCTGATTCCATAGCAGGCCGTGTTTATTGGTATCAATGTTATTGGGTTGGGGGCCCGAACGACTTCAGCCCCTACGCTGAATTTAACGATGGGGGCGTTTTGGTGCACCACGATGATACAGCGACAATCACTGGAACATGGTCCAATGTCGAAGAAACCGTCATTTGGACGCTGAACAATCCTCCGAAAAACACAAGTTTCAGGGGAACCTATGACAGGAAGGCCATTCAAGGCAACATTTCTGATGACTTAGGAGGTTCGGGGTGGTTCCAAGGCTCTCGCAGGTAATCGTTTACCTTGGTTTAGAATTTTAACTGCCTCTTTTCCTAGAAAAGCATGGGAGTTGTATGCCTTTGCTGCAATACAGGCAGGAGGCTAGGAAATTTTTCCGAAGAGCTTCTTTATAAGCAGAATCCTGGAGGTTGACAGTAAGGCACAAGGATCTACATCCTCAGTGGGAAGGCGGAGAACATAGTGGAATTCACAGAAATTCTGCGCAATCGGATTTGACCTTGCAAAATCAGAAGGAGGTGATCAACAAAGGATCAAGCCAATGTCAATGGCAGCAAGGGTGAATTTTGTGGCAGGGGTATTTACTCACGTAACCGTGGTGCTTGCTCGTGGTGCAACCAGTCGCAGCAATCAGCGCAATCGCCATCAAGGCCAAAACAATCTTCTTTTTCATCAGCTCTCTCAAATGTTTGGGGCCATAAAACTAAACAACTTTTTGGGATTCGAACGATAGAATTCCTTCAATTCACGCATTCGATAGATTTACCCTCTTTTTTACGCAAGTATTTGAAGTTGGATGCCGATTTATCGCATTTCCCAGCCAATTCGTGGTAAAGATTTTTAAGATCGGAATTTTGTCTCCAAATTGAGGGAAAATCACCAACGCGAAGCAATGAAACATGTTGTCATCATAGGAAACGGCGTTGCTGGCGTGACCGCTGCACGCTACATCCGCAAATGCAGCGACTACGCCATCACGATTGTGTCGGCAGAATCCAAACACTTCTTTTCCCGTACCGCGCTCATGTACGTGTACATGGGCCACATGCGCATGAAAGAAATCACGCCCTATGAGGATTGGTTTTGGGAAAAGAATCGCATTAACCTGATCCAAGCCTACGTCGAGCATGTAGACACCGCGCATCAACGCCTGCAGCTCAGTTCGGGCAAGGATTTGCACTATGACGCGCTTGTAATTGCTACCGGCAGCAGTTTCAATAAATTTAACTGGCCTGGCCAGGATTTGATGGGCGTCGGCGGATTGTATTCGCTGCAGGACCTTGAATATATGGAGTATTGGACCAAGCATGCCAAGCGCGGTGTGATCGTTGGCGGCGGTCTGATCGGCATTGAAATGGCCGAAATGCTTCTTTCCAGGCATATTGACGTGACATTTTTGGTCAGAGAAAGCAGCTATTGGAACAATGTGATCCCGGCCGAGGAAAGCGCGATGGTGAGCAGGCATATACGGGAACATCATGTGGACCTGCGACTCGGCACTGAACTCGCCGAGATCATCAACGACGGTACTGGCAAAGTCAAAGCCATCAAGACGAGCAAAGGCGACATCATTGAATGCGAATGGGTGGGTTTGACCGCGGGGGTACGTCCCAATGTACATTTCCTCAAAGGAAGCGACATTCATCTTGGACGCGGCGTGTTGATCAATGAGTATTTTGAGACCAATGTCCCCAACGTTTACGCCATTGGCGATTGCGCCGAATTCAGGCACCCCTTGCCGCTGCGCAAGCCAATCGAGCAGGTTTGGTACACGGGGAAAATGCATGGTGAAACGGTTGCGCTGAACATCACGGGCAAAAGAAGGGCCTATTCACCCGGAATTTGGTTCAATTCGGCCAAATTCTTTGACATTGAATACCAAGTCTATGGCGAGGTTCCACCAGTCCTGCCGGCAGCTGAAGATACCCTCTATTGGGAGG
Proteins encoded in this window:
- a CDS encoding polyketide cyclase, encoding MIVLYVLAGLVLVLIVLMLVAPKGAKLERAIVANVSPEQAFQSLRSLKNFDEWSPWNNRDPNQIRGYKGKEGELGSIAWWKGNKEVGEGEQEVKLLDPNSYIETELRFQKTFQGCEQVLLADHPRRKWNQSDLGF
- a CDS encoding NAD(P)/FAD-dependent oxidoreductase, encoding MKHVVIIGNGVAGVTAARYIRKCSDYAITIVSAESKHFFSRTALMYVYMGHMRMKEITPYEDWFWEKNRINLIQAYVEHVDTAHQRLQLSSGKDLHYDALVIATGSSFNKFNWPGQDLMGVGGLYSLQDLEYMEYWTKHAKRGVIVGGGLIGIEMAEMLLSRHIDVTFLVRESSYWNNVIPAEESAMVSRHIREHHVDLRLGTELAEIINDGTGKVKAIKTSKGDIIECEWVGLTAGVRPNVHFLKGSDIHLGRGVLINEYFETNVPNVYAIGDCAEFRHPLPLRKPIEQVWYTGKMHGETVALNITGKRRAYSPGIWFNSAKFFDIEYQVYGEVPPVLPAAEDTLYWEAKDGHKSIRINFRKDTNVVTGFNLMGVRYRHKVCDQWLHEGRTLDYVIENLRAANFDPEFFATYEVEIAALYTAKTGKQVRQKSRGSLLSMIFGKHSLAKPAVSSTNIH